Genomic segment of Maricaulis maris:
TTTGGAGAGATCGACAGGATCGGATTGGACCGGGCGGCCCTTCTTTTCGCGGTGTCCGGGGCGATGGTTCCGGCCGCCGATCATCCGCGGCTGATTGAGTATCTTCGAAAACGAATAGCCACTCACGGCGCCGGCGAGAAGGCCGACACAGGTTTTTACACTTATCCAGCGCCGGCTTATGCCCAAGAGCAATTCCTGAAGGCCTCGGCCTGGGCAAGCGCGGCCTGACGGGGAGGCAAAGGATGGGTTCGCTATTTGATGTCACGGGCAAGACCGCCCTGGTTACCGGTGGCGCCACCGGCATTGGCGCCATGATCACCGAGGGACTCGTTCGGGCCGGTTGCCGTGTTTTCATTGCCTCGAGAAAAGCTGATGTACTGGTCCCGTTCGCCGAGCGAATGAACGAGATCGTCCCGGGCGCTGTGGTAAGCGTAAAAGCGGACTTGTCCTCAGGGGAGGGGGCAGAGAATTTGGTTCAAGCCATTAGGCAAGGGACTGATCATGTTGATATTCTGATCAATAACAGCGGTGCGTCCTGGGGTGCGGATTTCGATGACTTTCCGCGCAGTGGCTGGGACAAGGTGCTCGGGTTGAATGTCACAGCGCTGGCGGATCTGACGCGGGCCATGATGCCTCTGCTTGAAAGCCGGGCGAGTTCTGACACGCCCAGCCGTGTCATCAATCTCGGATCCATCATGGGCACACGGGCAACGCCAAGCGTGACCAATAGTGTGGGCGCTTACAGCTACACTGTCAGCAAGGGCGCTGTGCACCACCTGACGCGTCTGTTCAGCAATGAGCTTGCTCCGCGCCATGTCACGGTCAACGCGATAGCACCGGGACCGTTTCCCAGCCGGATGATGGCATTTGCAACGGACGAGCAGGAAAAACGCGAGGCACTCGCGAAGAATATTCCCCTTGGGCGTATTGGCGAGGCGGACGATGTTGTCGGAACAGTCATCTGGCTGTGCTCCCGCGCTGGAGCTTACATCACGGGCGCGATCATTCCGTTGGATGGCGGGATGTCGGCCTCAAGCTGACCAGGCCAGCGATGACCAGTCGATCAACCCAGCGCATTGCGGCCCAGCAACATGTTGACCCGGAGCTTCTGCCCTTCCTGCAGAGGATACCAACCGTGACATTTCACGCGGGTATTCTCGAGCAGATACGGTCCGCCCCACTGGCCTGGCCGGTTGATGTCGAGACTCTTCAGCATGTCGAGACACGCGGGTACCGCGTTCCCGGTGATATGCGCTGCACGGGACCTGTGCCGGTGCGTTATCACCGTCCTGCAGGCGTGGCGGGCGCTCTGCCAGCCATTCTGCATGTTCATGGTGGCGGGTTTGTCAGCGGCAGTGCAAAAGCGAGTGACGCGCGGTGTCGTCAATTGGCCTGGGCGCTGCAATGCGTGGTCATATCCGTGGATTATCGACTGGCGCCTGAAACGCGTTTCCCGGGCGGCAGTGTCATGTGTGGACGGCCCCTGTTCTGCAAGGTCTGATTTGGGTGATTTATGATCATTGCGGGTTGCGGTCATGTGTCCGGCCTGTTGGCGCGGTGCTGTGACCGCTGGCCCTGATGAAGTCCGCTTG
This window contains:
- a CDS encoding alpha/beta hydrolase, whose translation is MRCTGPVPVRYHRPAGVAGALPAILHVHGGGFVSGSAKASDARCRQLAWALQCVVISVDYRLAPETRFPGGSVMCGRPLFCKV
- a CDS encoding SDR family oxidoreductase, whose translation is MGSLFDVTGKTALVTGGATGIGAMITEGLVRAGCRVFIASRKADVLVPFAERMNEIVPGAVVSVKADLSSGEGAENLVQAIRQGTDHVDILINNSGASWGADFDDFPRSGWDKVLGLNVTALADLTRAMMPLLESRASSDTPSRVINLGSIMGTRATPSVTNSVGAYSYTVSKGAVHHLTRLFSNELAPRHVTVNAIAPGPFPSRMMAFATDEQEKREALAKNIPLGRIGEADDVVGTVIWLCSRAGAYITGAIIPLDGGMSASS